A region of Ochrobactrum quorumnocens DNA encodes the following proteins:
- the pyc gene encoding pyruvate carboxylase — translation MSIRKILVANRSEIAIRVFRAANELGIKTVAIWAEEDKLSLHRFKADESYQVGRGPHLERDLGPIESYLSIDEVIRVAKISGADAIHPGYGLLSESPEFADACAENGIIFIGPKPETMRRLGNKVAARNLAIEIGVPVVPATDPLPDDIAEVKKLAAKIGYPLMLKASWGGGGRGMRAIRAEEDLAREVTEAKREAKAAFGKDEVYLEKLVERARHVEVQILGDTHGNAVHLYERDCSIQRRNQKVVERAPAPYLNDAQRQELAGHALKIAHATDYIGAGTVEFLMDADTGKFYFIEVNPRIQVEHTVTEEVTGIDIVKAQIHILEGFAIGTPESGVPEQKDIRLNGHALQCRITTEDPEHNFIPDYGRIQAYRSASGFGIRLDGGTAYSGAVITRYYDPLLVKVTASGSTPLEAIRRMDRALREFRIRGVATNLTFVEAIINHPSFLANDYTTRFIDTTPELFTHMKRQDRATKLLTYVADVTVNGHPETKGRAEPSKDAATPVLPWFGDRPVVDGTKQLLDKLGPKKFAEWMRNEKRVLMTDTTMRDGHQSLLATRVRTYDIARVANAYAQALPNLFSLECWGGATFDVSMRFLTEDPWERLAMVREGAPNILLQMLLRGANGVGYKSYPDNVVKYFVREAARGGMDIFRVFDSLNWVENMRVSMDAILEEDKLCEAAICYTGDILNPDRAKYDLKYYVDLAKQVEKAGAHIIALKDMAGLLKPAAARVLFKALREETDLPIHFHTHDTSGISAATVLAAVDAGVDAVDAAMDAFSGNTSQPCLGSIVEALHGTERDPGLDTETIRRISFYWEAVRNQYAAFESDLKGPASEVYLHEMPGGQFTNLKEQARSLGLETRWHEVAQAYANVNRMFGDIVKVTPSSKVVGDMALMMVSQDLTTADVENPDKDIAFPDSVVSMMRGDLGQPPSGWPKALQKKILKDEKPFTVRPGSLLPAADLDAERKSVEETVGREISDQEFASALMYPKVFTDYAAAQENYGPTSVLPTPVYFYGLKPEEEVFVDLERGKTLVIVNQAMSETDEKGMVTVFFELNGQPRRVKVPNRAKGASGGVKRKAELGNDKQVGAPMPGVVSTVAVSQGQSVKAGDVLLSIEAMKMETALRAERDGAIAEVLVRPGEQIDAKDLLIVYND, via the coding sequence TTGTCCATACGTAAAATACTGGTCGCCAATCGTTCAGAGATTGCCATCCGCGTGTTCCGTGCAGCCAACGAGCTTGGCATAAAAACGGTTGCGATATGGGCTGAGGAAGACAAACTTTCGCTGCATCGTTTTAAAGCGGATGAGAGCTATCAGGTCGGTCGCGGACCGCATCTGGAGCGCGATCTTGGGCCAATCGAAAGCTATCTGTCGATTGATGAAGTGATCCGCGTAGCCAAGATTTCGGGCGCGGATGCCATTCATCCGGGCTATGGCTTGTTGTCGGAAAGCCCTGAGTTTGCCGATGCTTGTGCTGAAAACGGTATTATCTTCATTGGCCCGAAGCCTGAAACCATGCGTCGTCTTGGCAACAAGGTGGCCGCGCGCAATCTCGCGATCGAGATTGGCGTTCCGGTTGTACCTGCAACTGATCCGCTGCCAGACGATATAGCAGAAGTAAAGAAGCTTGCGGCCAAGATCGGTTATCCTTTGATGCTGAAAGCGTCATGGGGCGGTGGTGGTCGCGGTATGCGTGCGATCCGTGCCGAGGAAGATCTGGCGCGTGAAGTGACGGAAGCCAAGCGCGAAGCCAAGGCAGCGTTCGGCAAGGATGAAGTCTATCTCGAAAAGCTCGTCGAACGTGCGCGTCACGTCGAAGTGCAGATTTTGGGTGATACGCATGGCAATGCGGTTCATCTTTATGAGCGTGATTGTTCGATCCAGCGCCGTAATCAGAAAGTGGTGGAGCGTGCGCCTGCGCCTTATCTCAATGATGCGCAGCGTCAGGAACTGGCCGGACATGCGCTCAAGATTGCGCACGCAACCGATTACATCGGTGCTGGCACGGTCGAATTCCTGATGGATGCCGATACGGGCAAGTTCTACTTCATCGAAGTGAACCCGCGTATTCAGGTCGAGCATACCGTTACGGAAGAAGTGACGGGCATCGATATCGTCAAGGCGCAGATCCATATTCTGGAAGGTTTTGCCATTGGTACGCCAGAATCGGGTGTGCCTGAGCAGAAAGATATTCGTCTCAACGGTCATGCGCTGCAGTGCCGTATTACGACTGAAGACCCTGAGCACAACTTCATTCCTGACTATGGTCGCATTCAGGCCTATCGCTCGGCATCGGGTTTCGGCATTCGCCTTGACGGCGGCACGGCTTATTCGGGTGCGGTCATTACCCGCTATTATGATCCGCTGCTGGTGAAGGTGACAGCTTCTGGTTCGACACCGCTTGAAGCGATCCGCCGTATGGATCGCGCGCTGCGCGAGTTCCGCATTCGCGGCGTTGCGACGAACCTTACTTTCGTGGAAGCGATTATCAATCACCCAAGCTTCCTGGCGAATGACTATACAACGCGCTTTATCGACACGACGCCTGAACTTTTCACCCATATGAAGCGTCAGGATCGTGCGACCAAGCTTTTGACCTATGTGGCTGATGTGACCGTCAATGGTCACCCGGAAACCAAGGGTCGCGCCGAGCCGTCGAAAGATGCCGCAACGCCGGTATTGCCGTGGTTTGGTGATCGTCCGGTAGTGGATGGCACCAAGCAGTTGCTCGACAAGCTTGGGCCGAAAAAGTTTGCCGAATGGATGCGTAATGAAAAGCGCGTTCTCATGACCGACACGACGATGCGTGATGGCCATCAGTCTTTGCTGGCTACCCGCGTGCGTACCTATGACATTGCGCGTGTGGCAAATGCCTATGCACAGGCGCTGCCGAACCTGTTCTCGCTGGAATGCTGGGGCGGGGCAACCTTTGATGTGTCCATGCGCTTCCTAACGGAAGACCCATGGGAACGTCTGGCAATGGTGCGCGAAGGTGCACCGAATATCTTGCTGCAAATGCTGCTGCGCGGCGCCAATGGCGTTGGCTACAAGTCTTACCCGGACAATGTGGTGAAGTACTTCGTGCGTGAAGCTGCACGTGGCGGCATGGATATCTTCCGCGTGTTCGACAGCCTCAACTGGGTTGAAAACATGCGCGTGTCGATGGATGCTATTCTGGAAGAGGATAAGCTCTGCGAAGCAGCCATCTGCTATACAGGCGATATTCTCAATCCGGACCGCGCCAAATACGACCTTAAATATTACGTCGATCTGGCCAAGCAGGTTGAAAAGGCCGGCGCGCATATCATTGCGCTGAAGGATATGGCGGGGTTGTTGAAGCCTGCGGCTGCACGTGTGCTTTTCAAGGCGCTGCGTGAAGAAACCGATCTGCCGATCCATTTCCACACCCATGATACGTCGGGTATTTCAGCGGCAACGGTGCTTGCAGCGGTTGATGCAGGTGTCGATGCCGTCGATGCGGCGATGGATGCCTTCTCCGGCAATACCTCACAGCCGTGCTTGGGATCAATTGTTGAAGCACTGCATGGAACGGAGCGCGATCCGGGTCTTGATACGGAAACGATCCGCCGCATTTCATTCTATTGGGAAGCAGTGCGCAATCAGTATGCGGCCTTTGAAAGTGATCTCAAGGGACCTGCTTCGGAAGTTTATCTTCATGAAATGCCGGGTGGTCAGTTCACCAACCTCAAAGAACAGGCGCGTTCGCTTGGCCTTGAAACCCGCTGGCATGAAGTGGCCCAGGCCTACGCCAATGTGAACCGCATGTTTGGCGATATCGTCAAGGTCACACCATCCTCCAAGGTGGTGGGAGACATGGCGCTGATGATGGTCTCTCAGGACTTGACCACGGCAGATGTCGAAAACCCGGACAAGGACATTGCTTTCCCGGATTCGGTTGTTTCGATGATGCGCGGTGATCTCGGTCAGCCGCCTTCGGGTTGGCCAAAGGCACTTCAGAAGAAGATCCTGAAAGACGAAAAGCCGTTCACTGTGCGCCCGGGCTCGCTGCTTCCGGCTGCGGATCTTGATGCAGAACGCAAGTCGGTTGAAGAGACTGTTGGCCGTGAAATCAGCGATCAGGAATTTGCTTCCGCGCTGATGTACCCAAAGGTCTTCACGGACTATGCTGCGGCACAGGAAAATTATGGCCCGACCAGTGTTCTGCCAACGCCGGTTTACTTCTATGGCCTGAAGCCAGAAGAAGAAGTTTTCGTTGATCTGGAGCGCGGCAAGACGCTTGTTATCGTCAATCAGGCGATGAGCGAGACGGATGAGAAGGGCATGGTGACTGTGTTCTTCGAGCTCAATGGTCAGCCGCGCCGCGTAAAGGTGCCAAACCGCGCCAAGGGTGCGTCAGGTGGCGTCAAGCGCAAGGCAGAACTGGGCAATGACAAACAGGTCGGCGCGCCGATGCCGGGTGTTGTGTCTACTGTTGCTGTCTCGCAAGGGCAGAGTGTGAAGGCAGGCGATGTGCTGCTTTCTATTGAAGCCATGAAGATGGAAACGGCTCTTCGTGCCGAACGCGATGGTGCAATTGCCGAAGTTCTGGTCCGCCCCGGTGAGCAGATTGATGCGAAGGATTTGCTCATCGTTTATAACGACTAA